A single window of Fischerella sp. PCC 9605 DNA harbors:
- a CDS encoding CheR family methyltransferase — MGREELEDIEIQLLLEGVYRYYGFDFRNYALSSLKRRIWKTVNAEGLTTISGLQEKVFHDPECLEKFLFNLSVNVTTMFRDPNFFLALRNKVIPILKTYPFIRIWHAGCSTGEEVYSMAILLKEEGLYHRSRLYATDVNEMVLRKAKSGIFPIELMREYTHNYIQAGGKKSFSEYYTAAYGNAIFSSDLKENIVFSLHNLATDNSFNEFHVIFCRNVLIYFNKDLQNRVHKLFYESLIRLGILGLGRQESIKFTPHEKDYEQLISSEKIYRKMS; from the coding sequence ATGGGGAGAGAAGAACTAGAAGATATCGAAATCCAATTGCTACTAGAAGGAGTTTATCGCTATTACGGATTTGATTTTAGAAATTATGCCTTAAGCTCACTCAAACGTCGCATCTGGAAAACAGTTAATGCTGAAGGCTTAACTACCATATCTGGATTGCAAGAAAAAGTCTTCCATGACCCAGAATGTTTAGAAAAATTTTTATTCAATCTCTCGGTGAATGTAACTACTATGTTCCGAGACCCCAACTTTTTTCTCGCATTGAGAAATAAAGTTATACCGATATTAAAAACTTATCCTTTTATTCGCATTTGGCACGCTGGATGTTCTACCGGTGAAGAAGTATATTCTATGGCAATTTTACTTAAAGAAGAAGGGCTGTATCACAGGTCGCGCTTATATGCTACTGATGTTAACGAAATGGTGTTACGCAAAGCCAAATCCGGTATTTTCCCAATCGAATTGATGCGAGAATATACTCATAATTATATACAAGCAGGTGGGAAAAAATCTTTTTCTGAATATTACACTGCCGCATATGGAAACGCGATTTTTTCATCAGATCTGAAGGAAAATATAGTTTTTTCGTTACATAATTTAGCCACAGATAATTCTTTCAATGAGTTCCATGTGATTTTTTGTCGCAATGTTTTAATATACTTTAACAAAGATTTGCAAAATCGTGTTCACAAACTTTTTTATGAAAGTTTAATCAGACTAGGAATTCTAGGATTAGGACGCCAAGAGTCTATCAAATTCACACCACACGAAAAAGATTATGAACAGTTAATAAGTAGTGAAAAAATTTATCGGAAAATGAGCTAA
- a CDS encoding cyclic 2,3-diphosphoglycerate synthase: MTNTQRRTRVVIMGAAGRDFHNFNMVYRDNPAYEVIAFTAAQISGIAGRRYPPSLAGSLYPEGIPIIDEAKLEWLCRQEDIDRVIFAYSDVTHAEVMHLASRAMAAGADFVLLGPDRTMLQARVPAIAISAVRTGCGKSQTARWLSKLLRQQGLRVAVIRHPMPYGDLERQRVQRFATRADLDTAECTLEEREEYEPHLDIGNVVYAGVDYAPIINLAEAESDLILWDGGNNDFPFIRPDLHIVLVDPLRPGHETTHHPGEVVLRRADIVVVAKVDAAATADVQRVEDAVRQVNPTATVVRAASPIVLDQPEVVRGRRVLVVEDGPTITHGGMPYGAGYVAATHAHAAEIVDPRAFAVPEIAAVYAQYPHIRAVLPAMGYSQEQLEALGQTINNTQADVVVAATPIDLAALIKVNKPVVRARYEFAETGEPGLGRLVEKFLVRAGIKVILIPAE, encoded by the coding sequence ATGACTAACACTCAACGACGCACACGGGTTGTCATCATGGGTGCGGCGGGTCGGGATTTTCACAATTTTAATATGGTGTATCGGGACAATCCGGCATATGAGGTGATTGCTTTTACAGCAGCGCAAATTTCCGGAATTGCAGGTCGTCGCTATCCGCCGTCCCTCGCAGGTTCTCTTTATCCTGAGGGTATCCCCATTATTGACGAAGCGAAACTGGAATGGCTTTGTCGCCAGGAAGATATCGATCGGGTGATTTTTGCCTATAGTGATGTTACCCACGCAGAGGTAATGCACTTAGCCTCACGGGCGATGGCAGCGGGTGCAGATTTTGTGCTTTTAGGGCCAGATCGCACGATGTTGCAGGCACGTGTGCCAGCGATCGCCATTTCCGCGGTGCGAACTGGCTGCGGTAAGTCCCAGACGGCACGCTGGCTTTCCAAGTTGCTGCGGCAGCAAGGTTTGCGGGTGGCAGTCATCCGCCATCCCATGCCCTACGGCGATCTGGAACGTCAGAGGGTGCAGCGCTTTGCTACCAGAGCCGATTTAGATACAGCCGAATGTACCCTAGAGGAGCGTGAGGAGTATGAGCCGCACCTAGATATTGGTAATGTTGTCTATGCTGGGGTTGACTACGCTCCCATCATCAATTTGGCAGAAGCAGAGTCAGATTTGATACTTTGGGATGGTGGCAATAACGACTTCCCCTTTATTCGCCCGGACTTGCACATCGTATTAGTTGACCCACTGCGCCCCGGACATGAAACCACCCACCATCCAGGCGAAGTGGTGCTGCGAAGGGCGGACATTGTGGTGGTTGCCAAGGTTGATGCCGCTGCTACCGCAGATGTGCAACGGGTAGAGGATGCTGTGCGCCAAGTTAATCCCACTGCTACCGTTGTTCGTGCCGCCTCACCTATTGTTTTAGATCAGCCAGAAGTTGTGCGGGGTCGGCGGGTGTTGGTTGTGGAAGATGGGCCAACAATTACTCATGGCGGTATGCCCTACGGTGCTGGTTATGTTGCCGCCACCCATGCCCATGCAGCAGAAATTGTTGACCCACGAGCCTTTGCCGTGCCGGAAATTGCGGCTGTCTACGCCCAGTATCCCCACATCCGGGCGGTGTTGCCAGCAATGGGTTATTCCCAAGAACAACTAGAGGCGCTGGGACAAACTATTAACAACACTCAGGCTGACGTAGTGGTGGCAGCGACACCCATTGACTTGGCAGCACTCATCAAAGTGAATAAGCCAGTGGTGCGTGCCCGTTACGAATTTGCGGAAACTGGTGAGCCTGGTTTGGGGAGGTTGGTAGAAAAGTTTCTTGTCCGTGCTGGAATTAAGGTTATCCTTATTCCGGCTGAATAA
- a CDS encoding HAMP domain-containing protein, which translates to MPTEQLTRESDNLDLKQLLRTLSAVKKGEFSARMPIDQTGMAGKIADTLNDIIEQNERLAAELQRIGNVVGKEGKITERASLGNVRGGWSACVDSVNTLITDLVQPTVETARVIRAVANGDLSQTMAPEMDGRPLKGEFLQTAQMVNTMVGQLNGFASEVTRVAREVGTEGKLGVQAQVPGVAGTWKDLTDSVNLMAGNLTAQVRNIAEVTTAVANGDLSKKITVDVKGEILELKNTVNIMVDQLNSFASEVTRVAREVGAEGKLGGQAQVPGVAGTWRDLTESVNMMAGNLTAQVRNIAEVTTAVANGDLSKKITVDVKGEILELKNTVNIMVDQLNSFASEVTRVAREVGAEGKLGGQAQVPGVAGTWKDLTDSVNFMAGSLTAQVRNIAEVTTAVATGDLSKKITVDVKGEILELKNTINTMVDQLNSFASEVTRVAREVGTEGKLGVQAEVRGVAGTWKDLTDSVNMMAGNLTGQVRNIAEVATAIANGDLSKKITVDVKGEILELKNTINIMVDQLGSFASEVTRVAREVGSEGKLGVQADVRGVAGTWKDLTDSVNFMAGSLTAQVRNIAEVTTAVANGDLSKKITVDVKGEIRELKNTINTMVDQLNSFAGEVTRVAREVGAEGKLGVQAEVKGVAGTWKDLTDSVNFMAGSLTAQVRNIAEVTTAVANGDLSKKITVDVRGEILELKNTINTMVDQLSSFASEVTRVAREVGTEGKLGVQAEVKGVAGTWKDLTGAVNMMAGNLTDQVRSIAEVATAIANGDLSKKITVQVKGEILELKNTINIMVDQLNSFASEVTRVAREVGSEGKLGVQADVKGVAGTWKDLTDSVNFMAGSLTAQVRNIAAVTTAVANGDLSKKITVDVKGEILELKDTINTMVDQLNSFASEVTRVAREVGTEGKLGVQAEVRGVAGTWKDLTDSVNMMAGNLTSQVRNIAEVATAVANGDLSKKITVDVKGEILELKNTINTMVDQLNSFASEVTRVAREVGTEGKLGVQAYVRGVGGTWKDLTDNVNLMAGNLTAQVRNIAEVTKAVANGDLSKKITVDVRGEIFELKNTMNVMVDQLSSFASEVTRVAREVGTEGKLGGQAQVQGVAGTWKDLTDNVNSMASNLTAQVRGIAKVVTAVANGDLKRKLMLDAKGEIEALAETINEMIDTLATFANQVTTVAREVGIEGKLGGQAKVPGAAGTWKDLTDNVNELAATLTTQLRAIAEVATAVTKGDLTRSISVEALGEVAILKDNINQMIANLRETTQKNTEQDWLKTNLAKFTRMLQGQRDLETVSKLILSELAPLVGAAHGVFYIMENAESQPYLKLLSSYAYRERKHLANRFHLGEGLVGQCALEKERILLTEVPHDYIKISSGLGEATPVNDVVLPVLFEGQVTAVIELASFRRFSEIHLTFFDQLTESIAIVLNTIAASMRTEELLKQSQSLAEELQSQQNELRETNKRLEQQAQTLKASEDLLKKQQEELQKTNAELEEKAELLALQNKEVERKNQEIEQARLSLEEKAEQLALSSKYKSEFLANMSHELRTPLNSLLILAKLLADNSEGNLSNKQIEYSRTIYSAGNDLLSLINDILDLAKIESGTMSIDMDQMRLSDLREQIERTFGQVAADKGLNFTIEIAPQLPSTVYTDAKRLQQILKNLLANAFKFTERGEVGLRVFTAKQGWSPDNETLNRASTVLAFAVTDTGIGIAPEKQKIIFEAFQQADGTTSRKYGGTGLGLSISREIARLLGGEIKLVSHPDEGSTFTLYLPQPLSPDREVLRGGEVGRLGDGEKTSPHHPTTPPPHHRSPTPPIPTPVIDDRDNIQPGDRTLLIVEDDTKFARILLDIARQYEFKGIFAHNGSTGLALAQEYQPSAIILDVRLPGMDGWAVLDRLKHDANTRHIPVHMMTVEEGRQRSLQQGAIAYLQKPISSETLHQALTKIKGFVERRVKNLLIVEDDENQRRSIVELIGNSDVATTAVSTGAEALQAIQNGQFDCVVLDLGLPDMNGFELIEQIKHSPNGEALPIVVYTARELTRTEDTQLRRIAETIIVKDVSSPERLLDETALFLHRVQANLPAPKRQILEQLQNRDPLLAGKKVLIVDDDVRNIFALTSMLERYQMQVLYAENGRDGIAVLQNNPDINVILMDVMMPEMDGYETTRCIRANPDFKSLPIIALTAKAMQGDREKCIEAGASDYITKPVDTEQLLSLLRVWLYR; encoded by the coding sequence ATGCCTACCGAACAGTTAACCAGAGAAAGCGATAATTTAGATTTAAAACAACTGCTCAGAACGTTGTCAGCTGTAAAAAAAGGTGAATTTTCTGCACGCATGCCCATCGACCAAACTGGTATGGCAGGAAAAATTGCTGATACACTCAACGATATCATTGAGCAAAATGAACGGCTGGCGGCAGAGCTACAAAGGATTGGTAATGTTGTTGGTAAAGAAGGCAAAATCACCGAACGGGCTTCTTTGGGAAATGTGCGCGGTGGGTGGTCTGCCTGCGTTGATTCTGTCAATACATTAATTACAGATTTAGTTCAGCCAACAGTTGAAACAGCACGGGTCATCAGGGCTGTAGCGAATGGCGACCTATCGCAAACTATGGCACCAGAAATGGACGGCAGACCTCTCAAGGGAGAGTTTCTCCAAACTGCCCAAATGGTAAACACAATGGTGGGTCAGTTGAATGGGTTTGCCAGTGAAGTAACGCGGGTAGCCCGTGAGGTGGGAACTGAAGGTAAATTGGGCGTACAAGCACAAGTGCCGGGTGTGGCTGGTACTTGGAAGGATTTAACTGATAGCGTTAACTTGATGGCAGGCAACTTAACTGCCCAAGTCCGCAATATCGCTGAAGTCACCACAGCAGTAGCAAACGGCGACCTCTCCAAAAAAATTACTGTTGATGTCAAGGGCGAAATTTTGGAGTTGAAGAACACCGTAAACATCATGGTGGATCAACTCAACTCCTTCGCATCGGAAGTAACGCGGGTTGCTAGGGAAGTGGGTGCAGAAGGTAAACTCGGCGGACAAGCGCAAGTGCCGGGTGTGGCTGGTACTTGGCGGGATTTAACCGAGTCGGTGAATATGATGGCAGGAAACTTAACTGCCCAAGTCCGCAACATTGCCGAAGTCACCACAGCAGTAGCAAACGGCGACCTCTCCAAGAAAATTACTGTCGATGTCAAGGGCGAAATTTTAGAGTTGAAGAACACCGTAAACATCATGGTGGATCAACTCAACTCCTTCGCATCGGAAGTAACGCGGGTTGCGAGGGAAGTAGGTGCAGAAGGTAAACTCGGCGGACAAGCGCAAGTTCCAGGTGTGGCTGGTACTTGGAAAGATTTGACCGACAGCGTGAATTTCATGGCGGGTTCGTTAACGGCACAGGTGCGGAACATTGCCGAAGTCACCACGGCGGTAGCGACTGGCGATCTTTCCAAGAAAATTACTGTTGATGTCAAGGGCGAAATTTTGGAGTTGAAGAATACCATTAATACAATGGTGGATCAACTCAACTCCTTTGCGTCGGAAGTAACGCGGGTAGCCCGTGAGGTGGGAACCGAAGGTAAACTCGGCGTGCAAGCAGAAGTGCGAGGCGTGGCTGGTACTTGGAAGGACTTGACCGATAGCGTCAACATGATGGCTGGTAATTTAACCGGGCAAGTCCGTAATATTGCGGAAGTTGCCACAGCGATCGCCAACGGCGATCTTTCCAAGAAAATCACTGTCGATGTCAAGGGCGAAATTCTGGAACTAAAGAACACTATTAATATCATGGTGGATCAACTCGGTTCCTTTGCGTCGGAAGTAACGCGGGTTGCTAGGGAAGTGGGTTCGGAAGGAAAGCTGGGTGTACAAGCAGATGTCAGAGGTGTTGCTGGCACTTGGAAAGATTTGACCGACAGCGTGAATTTCATGGCGGGTTCGCTGACGGCACAGGTGCGAAATATTGCGGAAGTAACGACGGCGGTGGCAAATGGCGATCTTTCCAAGAAAATTACCGTTGATGTCAAGGGCGAAATTCGGGAGTTGAAAAACACCATTAACACGATGGTGGATCAGCTTAACTCTTTTGCTGGTGAAGTAACGCGGGTTGCTAGGGAAGTGGGTGCAGAAGGTAAGCTGGGCGTGCAAGCAGAAGTCAAAGGCGTAGCAGGCACTTGGAAAGATTTGACCGACAGCGTCAATTTCATGGCGGGTTCCTTGACGGCACAGGTGCGGAATATTGCGGAAGTGACGACTGCGGTGGCAAACGGCGACCTTTCCAAGAAAATCACCGTGGATGTCAGAGGCGAAATTCTGGAATTGAAAAACACTATTAATACGATGGTTGATCAGCTGAGTTCCTTCGCATCAGAAGTAACGCGGGTAGCCCGCGAGGTGGGAACCGAAGGAAAGCTGGGCGTACAAGCAGAAGTCAAAGGCGTGGCTGGCACTTGGAAAGACCTGACCGGGGCAGTAAATATGATGGCAGGCAACCTCACCGACCAAGTGCGGAGTATCGCCGAAGTTGCCACAGCGATCGCCAACGGCGACCTCTCCAAGAAAATTACCGTGCAGGTGAAAGGCGAAATTCTAGAGTTGAAGAACACTATTAATATCATGGTGGATCAACTCAACTCCTTTGCATCGGAAGTAACGCGGGTTGCCCGTGAAGTGGGTTCGGAAGGAAAACTGGGCGTACAAGCGGATGTCAAAGGTGTTGCTGGCACGTGGAAAGATTTGACTGATAGCGTGAATTTCATGGCGGGTTCGCTGACAGCACAGGTGCGGAACATTGCGGCAGTAACGACGGCGGTGGCAAATGGCGACCTTTCCAAGAAAATCACCGTAGATGTGAAGGGAGAAATTCTGGAGTTGAAAGACACTATTAACACAATGGTGGATCAACTCAACTCCTTTGCATCGGAAGTAACGCGGGTAGCCCGAGAGGTGGGAACTGAAGGCAAGCTGGGCGTACAAGCGGAAGTGCGAGGCGTGGCTGGTACGTGGAAGGACTTGACCGATAGCGTCAACATGATGGCTGGTAATTTGACATCACAAGTCCGTAATATTGCTGAAGTAGCCACGGCGGTAGCAAATGGCGACCTTTCTAAGAAAATCACTGTCGATGTCAAGGGAGAAATTCTAGAGTTGAAAAACACCATCAACACGATGGTGGATCAACTCAACTCCTTTGCGTCGGAAGTAACGCGGGTTGCCCGCGAGGTGGGAACCGAAGGTAAACTTGGCGTACAAGCCTATGTTAGAGGTGTGGGTGGTACGTGGAAAGATTTGACTGATAACGTTAACTTGATGGCAGGCAACCTCACGGCACAGGTGCGGAACATTGCCGAAGTGACGAAGGCGGTAGCGAATGGCGATCTTTCTAAGAAAATTACTGTTGATGTGAGGGGTGAAATCTTCGAGTTGAAGAACACCATGAACGTGATGGTGGATCAGCTAAGTTCCTTCGCATCGGAAGTAACGCGAGTTGCCCGCGAGGTGGGAACCGAAGGTAAACTCGGCGGCCAAGCGCAGGTGCAAGGTGTGGCAGGCACTTGGAAAGATTTGACCGACAATGTGAACTCGATGGCGAGTAATTTGACGGCACAGGTGCGAGGCATTGCCAAAGTGGTGACAGCGGTTGCCAACGGTGACTTGAAGCGGAAACTAATGCTAGATGCCAAGGGTGAAATTGAGGCTTTGGCAGAAACAATTAATGAAATGATTGATACGCTGGCGACTTTTGCTAACCAAGTCACAACCGTAGCGCGGGAAGTCGGTATTGAAGGTAAATTAGGCGGACAAGCGAAAGTGCCGGGGGCGGCTGGTACGTGGAAAGATTTGACCGACAACGTGAACGAACTCGCAGCCACACTGACTACCCAGCTACGGGCGATCGCAGAAGTAGCAACTGCTGTTACCAAGGGTGATTTAACACGGTCAATTTCTGTTGAGGCACTAGGTGAGGTTGCCATCCTCAAGGACAACATCAACCAGATGATCGCCAATCTGCGGGAGACGACGCAGAAAAACACCGAACAAGACTGGTTGAAGACTAACCTAGCTAAATTTACCCGGATGCTGCAAGGTCAGCGCGACCTAGAAACGGTATCAAAACTGATTCTCTCTGAGTTAGCACCGTTAGTGGGAGCTGCTCATGGCGTATTCTACATCATGGAAAATGCGGAAAGTCAACCGTATTTAAAACTACTTAGCAGCTACGCATACCGCGAACGCAAACATCTTGCCAACCGCTTCCACTTAGGTGAAGGCTTAGTCGGACAATGCGCTTTAGAAAAAGAACGCATTCTCTTGACAGAAGTACCGCACGATTATATCAAGATTAGTTCTGGCTTGGGCGAAGCTACTCCAGTAAATGACGTGGTGCTGCCCGTACTGTTTGAGGGACAGGTAACTGCGGTCATTGAGTTAGCTTCATTCCGGCGCTTTAGCGAAATTCATCTGACATTTTTCGACCAACTCACAGAAAGTATCGCGATCGTGTTGAACACTATCGCCGCCAGCATGCGTACGGAAGAGTTACTTAAACAGTCGCAATCTTTGGCGGAGGAACTGCAAAGTCAGCAAAACGAATTGCGAGAAACCAACAAGCGTCTAGAACAACAAGCCCAAACCCTCAAAGCATCCGAAGATTTACTGAAAAAACAGCAAGAAGAATTACAAAAAACCAATGCTGAACTGGAAGAAAAGGCAGAACTATTAGCTTTGCAAAACAAAGAAGTAGAACGCAAAAATCAGGAAATAGAACAAGCAAGATTGTCATTAGAAGAAAAAGCCGAACAACTGGCATTGTCTTCTAAATACAAATCAGAATTTCTGGCGAATATGTCCCATGAATTGCGGACACCACTCAACAGCTTGTTGATATTAGCGAAGCTTTTAGCAGACAACAGTGAAGGAAATCTCAGCAACAAACAAATCGAATATAGCCGCACAATCTACTCAGCCGGAAATGATTTGTTGTCATTAATTAATGACATTTTGGACTTGGCAAAAATCGAATCTGGAACCATGTCTATTGATATGGATCAGATGCGGTTGTCTGACTTGCGCGAACAAATTGAACGTACCTTTGGGCAAGTGGCAGCTGACAAAGGACTGAATTTCACCATCGAAATAGCTCCACAACTACCTAGTACAGTTTACACAGACGCCAAACGCCTGCAACAAATATTGAAAAACCTGCTGGCAAACGCATTTAAATTCACTGAACGCGGCGAGGTTGGCTTACGGGTGTTTACCGCCAAACAAGGATGGAGTCCTGACAATGAAACTCTCAATCGTGCCAGTACAGTGCTAGCTTTTGCAGTCACAGATACAGGTATTGGTATTGCCCCCGAAAAACAGAAAATCATTTTCGAGGCGTTTCAACAGGCGGACGGTACTACCAGTCGCAAATATGGCGGTACAGGTTTGGGTTTATCGATCAGCCGCGAAATCGCCCGGTTATTGGGTGGGGAAATCAAATTAGTCAGTCACCCAGATGAAGGTAGTACATTTACGTTGTACTTGCCACAACCGCTTTCCCCCGATCGGGAGGTGCTTCGCGGTGGGGAGGTGGGGAGATTGGGAGATGGGGAGAAGACTTCACCCCACCACCCCACCACCCCACCACCCCATCACAGAAGTCCCACTCCCCCCATTCCCACTCCAGTTATTGACGACAGAGACAATATCCAACCAGGCGATCGCACACTTTTAATTGTGGAAGATGACACCAAGTTTGCGCGTATCCTATTAGACATAGCACGGCAATATGAATTCAAGGGCATTTTTGCTCACAATGGCAGTACGGGTTTGGCACTGGCCCAAGAATACCAGCCTTCTGCCATCATCCTCGATGTTCGCCTGCCAGGGATGGATGGTTGGGCGGTGCTGGATCGCCTCAAGCATGATGCCAATACCCGCCACATTCCCGTGCATATGATGACAGTAGAAGAAGGACGACAGCGCAGTTTGCAACAAGGGGCGATCGCCTATTTGCAAAAACCCATCAGCAGTGAAACATTACACCAAGCACTCACTAAAATTAAAGGCTTTGTTGAGAGGCGGGTGAAAAATCTCCTGATTGTGGAAGATGATGAAAATCAACGCCGAAGTATTGTTGAGTTGATTGGCAATAGCGATGTTGCAACTACTGCTGTGAGTACAGGTGCAGAGGCATTACAAGCCATACAAAATGGACAATTTGATTGCGTAGTCCTAGATTTGGGACTACCAGATATGAATGGCTTTGAGTTGATTGAACAAATTAAACACTCTCCCAATGGCGAAGCATTACCCATCGTCGTCTACACAGCCAGAGAGTTAACCAGGACAGAAGATACGCAACTGCGACGCATCGCGGAAACTATTATTGTCAAGGATGTAAGTTCGCCCGAACGTCTTTTGGATGAAACTGCCTTGTTTTTGCATCGCGTTCAAGCCAATTTACCCGCACCCAAACGTCAAATCCTCGAACAATTACAAAATCGCGATCCCTTACTTGCGGGCAAAAAAGTTTTGATTGTCGATGACGATGTTCGTAACATCTTTGCCCTGACTAGTATGCTTGAGCGTTATCAAATGCAGGTTTTATATGCCGAAAATGGTCGCGATGGCATTGCGGTTTTACAAAACAATCCAGATATCAATGTCATCCTCATGGATGTGATGATGCCAGAAATGGACGGCTACGAAACTACCCGTTGCATCCGTGCTAACCCTGATTTCAAATCTCTGCCGATTATTGCTTTGACTGCCAAAGCGATGCAGGGCGATCGCGAAAAATGTATTGAGGCTGGTGCTTCTGATTACATTACTAAACCCGTTGATACTGAACAGTTGCTTTCTCTGTTGCGCGTTTGGTTATATCGATAA
- a CDS encoding chemotaxis protein CheB: MKFNLIVIGTSLGGLDALQIMLRDLPKNFPVPLAIVQHRHKASDDTLGVLLQRYSNLVVKEVEDKEEISPGCVYLAPADYHLLVESMNKAVSCPYFALSTDAPVTYARPSIDVLFETAADAYAEKLIGVLLTGANQDGVQGLAKIKARGGVTIVEEPSTAFCPVMPKAAIAAGVAKIVLPLADISAFLVKICNF, encoded by the coding sequence ATGAAATTCAACCTGATTGTTATTGGTACATCTTTAGGAGGATTAGATGCTCTGCAAATTATGCTAAGGGACTTGCCAAAAAACTTCCCTGTTCCTTTGGCTATTGTCCAACACCGTCATAAAGCTTCTGATGATACATTAGGGGTCTTATTGCAGCGTTACAGTAATTTAGTTGTCAAAGAGGTAGAAGACAAAGAAGAAATTTCTCCTGGATGTGTATATTTAGCTCCAGCAGATTATCACTTGTTAGTGGAAAGCATGAATAAAGCTGTTTCTTGCCCTTATTTCGCTTTATCTACTGATGCTCCTGTCACCTACGCACGACCATCAATAGACGTGCTTTTTGAAACAGCGGCAGATGCATACGCTGAGAAATTGATTGGTGTGTTGCTAACAGGAGCAAATCAAGATGGTGTTCAAGGATTGGCAAAAATCAAAGCACGCGGCGGTGTAACTATAGTCGAAGAACCATCAACAGCATTTTGTCCAGTGATGCCGAAAGCGGCGATCGCTGCTGGAGTTGCAAAAATAGTTCTGCCATTGGCAGATATTAGCGCCTTCTTAGTAAAAATTTGCAATTTTTGA